In a single window of the Drosophila albomicans strain 15112-1751.03 chromosome 3, ASM965048v2, whole genome shotgun sequence genome:
- the LOC117571232 gene encoding uncharacterized protein LOC117571232, producing the protein MTEMHAAKQEIRALKTTAEISMASSTPPGQHQQQYQHQMPVKSATTFKTTTTGTPRQRTLMRAAEMDADTDDGEADADAHVDAVVADVHGDANAIPVTVTVDADADADADADADADDAADSITLELALSPNTPTPPPTTADDDLAELDNSKPFKVKDITRNIRKAVVATTLAELRLKVSAKFQRAQPAIHLDCDGTEIDDEEYFSTLEPNAELIAVFPGEQWRDPSDYNANLRRTSLDAHRLRKLVGKLQQNLLHDSDLDKLSNMDPNSLADITGREFKDSDYCVQSEASRRSTELSC; encoded by the exons ATGACTGAGATGCATGCAGCAAAGCAAGAAATTCGTGCACTAAAAACAACAGCTGAAATATCCATGGCATCTTCGACTCCTCCTggtcagcatcagcagcagtatCAGCATCAGATGCCCGTAAAGTCAGCAACCACATTCAAGACAACAACTACGGGAACACCACGACAAAGAACTTTGATGCGTGCTGCGGAAATGGACGCGGACACCGATGATGGCGAAGCTGATGCTGACGCTCATGTTGACGCCGTTGTAGCTGATGTTCATGGTGATGCGAATGCCATTCCAGTTACAGTCACAGTTGATGcggatgctgatgctgatgcggATGCTGATGCGGATGCCGATGATGCGGCAGACAGCATCACACTAGAGCTGGCCTTGTCGCCGAATACGCCAACCCCACCGCCCACCACCGCGGACGACGATCTGGCTGAGCTGGACAATAGCAAGCCATTTAAG GTCAAGGACATTACGAGAAACATACGCAAGGCCGTTGTGGCCACAACATTGGCCGAGTTACGGCTCAAGGTATCTGCGAAGTTTCAGCGTGCTCAGCCAGCGATTCATTTGGACTGCGATGGCACTGAAATTGATGATGAGGAATACTTTTCCACCTTGGAGCCGAATGCCGAATTGATTGCCGTATTTCCAGGCGAACAATGGCGGGAT CCAAGTGattataatgcaaatttgcgACGAACTTCTTTGGATGCTCACCGACTGCGCAAATTGGTTGGCAAGCTGCAACAGAATCTGCTGCACGACTCAGACTTGGACAAACTATCGAATATGGATCCAAATTCGTTGGCCGATATCACAGGACGCGAGTTCAAGGATTCCGATTATTGTGTGCAGAGCGAGGCATCGCGACGATCGACGGAGTTGTCCTGTTAG
- the LOC117569282 gene encoding D-beta-hydroxybutyrate dehydrogenase, mitochondrial: MQVFDNNMRRASRRASLRRGSISALPQKSAEIPWDIFERLFMPFLFCQAAAIVSSHLLHALNISNISTFAVFVWFALSTVGAVLFYHFVKVSAPGKGVLITGCDSPLAWYLAKKLDDLGFTVYAGFNTPIDDSDEAKILKEETSGRMKLLHVDVTSETSLLEAARYVSQHLPHGAEGLWALVHCAHWIALGELEWIPFAVLRKSLDLNLLGAARLTQIFLPLVRRAHGRVVFLTSGLNRVPSPVRGIQCATQAAVDCFAACLRQEMRTRGVDVSVVAAGEFAPGNGWLNETELRDQAKQMWNQLSSEQKKTYGEDYYEAAMTSVEKYSRQAADIQPTLRVLIDAVTRTFPMARYTPVTATEKLQIFLAEHLAPSLYESLYGEQKKFVY, translated from the exons cGCCGCGCCTCGCGTCGTGCTTCATTGCGACGTGGCTCGATATCGGCCTTGCCTCAAAAATCAGCGGAAATTCCATGGGACATCTTCGAGAGACTGTTTATGCCATTTCTATTCTGCCAGGCAGCGGCCATTGTCAGCTCGCATCTACTGCACGCGCTGAATATATCCAACATCTCCACATTTGCGGTCTTCGTTTGGTTTGCCCTGTCCACTGTGGGAGCTGTGCTCTTCTATCACTTTGTGAAG GTATCCGCACCAGGCAAGGGAGTGCTTATCACCGGTTGTGACTCGCCATTGGCCTGGTATCTGGCCAAGAAATTGGATGATTTGGGCTTTACCGTTTATGCTGGCTTCAACACACCCATCGATGACTCGGACGAGGCCAAGATACTCAAGGAGGAGACCTCTGGACGCATGAAGTTGTTGCACGTTGACGTTACCTCCGAAACAAGC CTTTTGGAAGCTGCACGCTATGTTTCGCAACATTTGCCCCATGGAGCCGAAGGCCTGTGGGCTTTGGTGCACTGCGCTCACTGGATTGCCCTTGGCGAACTGGAGTGGATACCGTTTGCTGTGTTGCGCAAAAGCTTGGATCTGAATCTACTCG GCGCCGCACGTTTGACTCAAATCTTCCTGCCACTTGTGCGTCGTGCCCACGGTCGTGTGGTGTTCCTCACCTCTGGACTGAATCGTGTGCCTTCGCCGGTCCGTGGCATCCAGTGTGCCACTCAAGCGGCTGTAGATTGCTTTGCTGCCTGCTTGCGCCAGGAGATGCGCACACGCGGCGTCGATGTGTCTGTGGTGGCAGCCGGCGAGTTTGCTCCTGGCAACGGTTGGCTCAACGAAACTGAGCTGCGCGACCAG GCCAAGCAAATGTGGAATCAACTATCCTCGGAGCAAAAGAAAACCTACGGCGAGGACTACTACGAGGCGGCCATGACATCTGTGGAGAAATATTCACGCCAG GCCGCTGATATCCAGCCAACGTTGCGTGTGCTCATCGATGCCGTTACCAGGACTTTCCCCATGGCCCGCTACACCCCCGTCACAGCTACCGAGAAACTGCAGATTTTCCTCGCTGAACATTTGGCGCCCTCTCTCTACGAATCGCTCTATGGCGAGCAAAAGAAATTTGTCTATTGA